One part of the Glycine max cultivar Williams 82 chromosome 14, Glycine_max_v4.0, whole genome shotgun sequence genome encodes these proteins:
- the LOC100800136 gene encoding uncharacterized protein has protein sequence MSSENHHHSHHYFYHQNLHIHHRSTFLPMLCSRPSIKDVSLPQWREQLGSFSNDPLSPRIGCMGQVKRHNKIVGLLTTKSNTTSISISPSVKYSKLKKLFSGKNLGTSIINATAPTATSCGSRPRGTVNSVNVPRNHRHRSSKNENVVPISVENMDPPLPVIKRVQKPEEDRQLDNLWKRRSGGAALKSLQLQQIHHSRHHPQLTSV, from the coding sequence ATGAGCAGTGAAAATCATCACCATTCCCATCATTACTTTTACCATCAGAACCTGCATATCCATCACAGAAGCACATTCCTGCCAATGCTATGTTCAAGGCCATCCATCAAAGATGTGAGTCTTCCACAGTGGAGAGAGCAACTAGGATCCTTCTCCAATGACCCTTTGTCCCCAAGAATTGGTTGCATGGGCCAGGTGAAGAGGCACAATAAAATAGTTGGACTCCTCACCACCAAAAGTAACACCACCAGCATCTCCATTTCCCCTAGTGTTAAGTATTCCAAGCTCAAAAAACTCTTCTCTGGCAAAAACTTAGGCACCAGCATCATCAATGCTACTGCTCCTACCGCCACCAGCTGTGGAAGTAGGCCGCGAGGGACGGTGAATAGCGTAAATGTGCCCAGGAACCACAGGCACAGGAGTAGTAAGAATGAGAATGTTGTTCCCATAAGCGTTGAAAATATGGATCCTCCTCTGCCTGTGATCAAGAGAGTGCAGAAGCCTGAGGAAGATAGACAACTGGATAATCTTTGGAAAAGAAGGTCAGGTGGGGCTGCATTGAAAAGTTTGCAGCTTCAACAGATTCACCATTCAAGACATCATCCTCAGCTTACAAGTGTTTGA